A segment of the Leptolyngbya sp. NIES-3755 genome:
CTTCTACTGCTATCTTTCTTGTATCTCGTTCTGCTGCAAACAATTTTGTCGCTGCCATGTCTGCAAAAACTTGAATTTCCTCATATCGAATTCCCAGAGGATCTTTAGTAATAATCCAACCATCCTTGCTTAAAGCATTTTTCATGGCATCGTGATACAAGTCTTTGGCAGGCATAACTTAAGCTCGATCAGTAAAGAGAGGTGACTGAGGAAAATAAAATGTGGTTGCAGCAATCATTCTTCTTCTGGGAATTCTGTTTGTGTCAAACCTTATTTCTGAACTTCAATATGGGACTTTTCAGGAAAACCGCTGGCGGCGTTTTAGTTTCTCTTGGTTTACTTTTTGTTTTAGCTGGCATTATGGCACTTGTGGACAGCACAACAGCGGCAGGCGAACGAGTTGGTGTTTTTGCAACTGGAGCCATTCTAGGTCTTCTTTTGGTATGGATTGGGATCTGTTTGTTACGACGACCAAAGGAGCAAGCAGATTCAACCAATGATGCTGTGGCAGAAGAGCCAATACGCAAATACTCAAGCCCTAAAACTGAGGAGGAAATTCGGACAGCTCTCTTCAGGTTAGTTGAACAATCTAGTGGTTGCATTACACTCTTCAAATTTGCAATGGAAACTAATTTATCTGGTGAAGATGCCCGCACTTTCCTAGATGCACAAGCTAAAGCATTTGGTGCCAGCTTCCTTGTCAATGATAAAGGTGATGTTGTTTATCGATTTCCTCTGTAGCAGGAGTTTAAGTTAAGTAATCAGTTATTCTGACAAGTCTAATTCACTAACAGCGGCTAGTATTACCTTCAGACAAAAAGCGCGATCGCTCCTTTTCAAGAACGATCGCGCTTTCAATTTTAGAAACTCAGATTAGTAATCGAAGTCACCCATACCGCCGCCAGCACCCGCGCCAGCCGCAGCACCGTCTTTCGGTTCAGGCTTGTCAACCACGATACACTCAGTAGTCAGAACCATTGCTGCGATCGATGCCGCATTCTGAAGTGCAGAACGAGTTACTTTCGCAGGGTCAACGATTCCAGCTTCGAGCATATCGACGAATTCACCCGTAGCCGCGTTGTAGCCGACGTTGAATTCCTTCTCTTTGACGCGCTCAGCAATCACCGCACCGTTTTGACCTGCGTTTTCAGCAATTCTCTTCAGAGGAGCAGTCAACGCACGAGCGACGATTTGCGCTCCGATCAGTTCTTCACCGCTGAGATTGCTAGAAGCCCAGGATTCGAGTTCGGGAGCTAAGTGAGCCAAGGTTGTACCACCACCAGGCACGATACCTTCTTCAACAGCAGCTTTCGTTGCGTTGATAGCATCTTCGAGGCGGAGCTTGCGATCCTTCATTTCGGTTTCGGTCGCAGCACCGACTTTGATCACTGCAACACCACCTGCCAATTTAGCCAAGCGCTCTTGCAGTTTTTCCTTGTCGTAAGAAGAATCGGTTTCTTCCATTTGACGGCGGATTTGTTCCACGCGAGCTTTCACTTGCGCTTCATTGCCTTCTGCAACGATCGTGGTGTTGTCCTTAGTAATCGTCACACGACGAGCTTTACCTAATTGATCAAGCTTCGCAGTATCAAGCTTCAGACCAGCATCTTCGGTGATCAATTGTCCACCTGTTAGAACTGCGATATCTTCGAGCATTGCTTTACGACGATCGCCAAATCCAGGAGCTTTCACCGCAGCCACGTTCAATACGCCACGCAGACGGTTCACAACCAAAGTAGCAAGTGCTTCTTTCTCGATGTCTTCTGCAATGATGATCAAAGGACGACCTGCACGAGCGACTTGCTCAAGAACCGGAACGAGGTCTTGAACTAAGTTGATCTTCTTGTCGGTGATCAGGAGGAAAGGCTCTTCCATCACAGCTTCCATCCGCTCGGTGTCGGTTGCGAAGTAGGGAGAGATGTACCCTTTATCAAAGCGCATCCCTTCGGTGACTTCGAGTTCAGTCGTCATCGATTTGCCTTCTTCGAGCGAGATTACGCCTTCTTTGCCGACTTTATCCATTGCCGAAGCGATCATTTGACCCACTTCTTCATCGTTTCCAGCCGAGATCGTTCCGACTTGTGCGATCGCTTTAGAATCTTCAACTTGACGAGCGTGAGACGCAATCTTATCCACTAAGAAAGTCGTCGCTTTGTCCATTCCGCGCTTCAGAAGGATCGCGTTTGCACCAGCAGCAACGTTCCGCATTCCTTCTTTGACGATCGCATGAGCCAAAACGGTTGCAGTCGTGGTTCCGTCTCCAGCCGCGTCATTGGTTTTGGAAGCCGCTTGACGAATCAAGGAAACGCCCGTGTTTTCGACGTGATCTTCGAGTTCGATTTCTTTCGCGATCGTGACTCCATCATTGACGATTTGAGGAGCGCCGAACTTCTTCTCTAGAACGACGTTGCGACCTTTCGGACCTAAGGTGACTGCAACTGCTTCAGCCAGGATGTCCATACCGCGCTCAAGAGCACGACGGGCATTTTCGTTGTAAATGATGCGCTTAGCCATAGTGTGTGAAAGCTTTGTAAGGTTTACAGAAAGAGAGAAAAAATTTTAGATTTTGGATCTTAGATTTGCGGAAAGCCAATCTAAAATCGCCCAATCTAAAATCTATGAAACGACAGCAAGAATGTCTTTTTCAGACAGCAATACATAATCGTCGCCACCGAGTTTGATATCGGTTCCGGCGTACTTCGAGTACAGAACCTTGTTCCCGATTTGAACTTCCATCGGTTGACGTTCGCCTTTTTCGTTGAGCTTGCCAGAACCGACTGCGACAATTTCACCAACTTGGGGCTTTTCTTTAGCGTTATCAGGCAAAAAGATACCGCCTGCGGTTCTTTCTTCAGCTTCGCTCACTTTGACGAATACGCGATCGCCCAACGGTTTGACGGTGGACACGCTAAGAGAGATGGCTGCCATTTACAAATCCTCCAACAATCTAGATGAGCAAGAAACGATCAAATACTGGCGGCTGAATGATTTCAACCGGGTCGCCTCTGCTGGTATTTTTTCAACGTCTACCAGTCTACAGGCTTTTGGAGTTTTGAGTTAGCACTCTCACTTCCTGAGTGCTAATTTAGCGAAGCCCGCGCCTGAATGCAACTTTGGAAAGAGTACGGCTTACCGAACGGGGAAGATGCGGAGAAAAATGTGCGAGTATTTCGACAACTTAGTTCCGAGTCATCTTTTTCAAGGGAGTAGACAGTTAAGTATCAGCTTAGACAATAAACTTAGCCTATCAATTGATATTTGAGCTAAATAGAGTTACATGGTTACGACAAAAACACGTAAAAACTAAGAAGCGCAAAAGTTAGATTACAAGTAAAAAATAGTGGAGATTCATGACGCTAATTTTATCCATCGGAAACGTAGATCAAGTTATCCAAATTTCCGATCGCCGTTTATCCAAGCATCAGAAAGTAGTTACCGACGACTCTAACAAAGCAACAGTTTTTATATGCAGAAATGGTCGATTCGCAGTAGGATATACGGGAATTGCAATTTCGCCACACAAAGGATTCCGAACGCAAAGATGGTTAATTGACTCATTTATGGATTGTGCGGCACCTGATTACGCAATCTATGAGATAAGTGAGCGATTTGAAAAGAAAGCTTCACGTGATTTCAAATATATTCCTTTCTTGAGAAGTCTAGCACCCTCTGAGAAAAGACTCAGCATCATGTTGTCTGGGTATCTTACCCATGGATCTCGACCTCTTATCGCCAACATTACCATCACAAACTTCCAAGATTTTCAATCTGGTCAAGACTATCCCGAAGCAAAAGATGAGTTTTGGACAATATACGAGCTTGAGCAGGATGATCTCAAACTTGATACAACCTTTATTCAAAGAGTTGGTGCTTGGCGAGCCATGACATCTGAAGATGAAAGAATTCTGCGTAATATGCTTGGACAACGTAAACCGCAGAAGGCACTGATAAACAGAGCGGTAAATTTAGTGAGGCAGATGTCTGATCGCCCTGCGGCAGGAAATACTGTAGGCAAACACTTGATTGTTACAATCATTCCAAGCGATAGCGTAATACCATGTTCCGCAATTGTTAAGCCCATCAATGCTGCGGATAAAGTAATCTTAGCAGATGAAATTGTGCTGTTGGGACGGGAAGAAAGCATAGCGATACGAGATATAGAGCTAAGTGTCTCTCCTTCAATAGAAGGTACACCAGCTATCATTCCAAGACTAGGCAGAAACGACCCATGCTGGTGTATGAGCGGTAAGAAGTACAAGTGGTGTCACGGTCGATAATTTTGATGATTGAGCAGCATATGGAAGTTCGAGCAGAAAAGCCAGAAGATATCGAAGCTGTTCGTAAGGTCAACATTGCGGCGTTTGGGCGATCGAGTGAAGCGAATTTAGTCGATCGATTACGCAACAGTCCATCTACCCTTTCCCTCGTTGCAGTGTCATCTGATCAAATTGTTGGACATCTTTTCTTTAGTCCAGTTACGATCGACAACTGTTCCTTATTCATTCTCGGACTCGCACCCGTCGCAGTTCTGCCCAGCTATCAGCGACAAGGCATCGGAACATTACTAATTCAGCAAGGTTTGAAAGAATGCGAACACGTTCACGTGTGCCAAAGGAATCGACAAGGCTGCAAAGCGGTTGTTGTGCTAGGTTCACCCGAATACTATTCGCGCTTTGGGTTTATTCCAGCAAAGACTAAAGGATTGAAATGTGAGTACACCGTACCCGATGAGGCGTTTATGGTACTGGAGTTGGAAAGCGGTGCGTTGGATAGCTGTCGTGGGACTGTGAGATATCGATCGGAGTTTAACGATTTGGAATAGCAATCAAGACTTGATAAAGATTAATCAGGTTTTCTTGTAGTTCTTTCTCAGTTTCGCCTTGAGTCCAATAATCAGGAAATTCTTCAAGATAACCCAACCACATATCGTCATCCTGCCAACAGACACATCTTTTCTTCATTGCAAGTTCCTTCTAAAAAAACTGACCAAACTCAAAGCTTAATTCAGCTTCAAATCTGGTCAGTTTCAAGTTTGAAAGTTAAGCGCAAACTTGATTTAATGCCGCTGCAACTTCTTCCATTGATTGATCACCGTCGATCGTGACCAGTTTCTCACGCGACTCGTAGTAGTTGATCAATGGAGCCGTTTGCTCTCGGTAGACTTCAAGACGGCGGCGAATCGTATCTTCGTTGTCGTCTTTGCGTCCTCGGCTCAGCATTCGGGTCACGAGAACTTCATCCGGCACATCGAAATTGATCACGCGATCGCAACCTTGATGCAATTCATCCAGCAGCACATCGAGGAATTCTGCCTGTGCCACATTGCGCGGGAAGCCATCGAGAATCCAGCCCGATCGAGCATCGGATTTCCCTAAACGTTCGCGAATCAAATCAATCACCAGTTGATCCGGCACCAGTTCGCCGCGATCCATGTATCCTTGAGCCTTCACACCGAGCGGCGTTTGAGCAGCCACAGACTCCCGAAGAATGTCTCCGGTGGAGATATGCGGAATATGGTGGGAGTCAGCCAAAACTTTGGATTGAGTCCCTTTCCCGGCTCCGGGAGG
Coding sequences within it:
- a CDS encoding hypothetical protein (similar to AA sequence:cyanobase_aa:slr0238), whose product is MWLQQSFFFWEFCLCQTLFLNFNMGLFRKTAGGVLVSLGLLFVLAGIMALVDSTTAAGERVGVFATGAILGLLLVWIGICLLRRPKEQADSTNDAVAEEPIRKYSSPKTEEEIRTALFRLVEQSSGCITLFKFAMETNLSGEDARTFLDAQAKAFGASFLVNDKGDVVYRFPL
- a CDS encoding hypothetical protein (similar to AA sequence:cyanobase_aa:gll1972); this translates as MEVRAEKPEDIEAVRKVNIAAFGRSSEANLVDRLRNSPSTLSLVAVSSDQIVGHLFFSPVTIDNCSLFILGLAPVAVLPSYQRQGIGTLLIQQGLKECEHVHVCQRNRQGCKAVVVLGSPEYYSRFGFIPAKTKGLKCEYTVPDEAFMVLELESGALDSCRGTVRYRSEFNDLE
- a CDS encoding molecular chaperone groES (similar to AA sequence:cyanobase_aa:LBDG_43850), encoding MAAISLSVSTVKPLGDRVFVKVSEAEERTAGGIFLPDNAKEKPQVGEIVAVGSGKLNEKGERQPMEVQIGNKVLYSKYAGTDIKLGGDDYVLLSEKDILAVVS
- a CDS encoding chaperonin GroEL (similar to AA sequence:cyanobase_aa:LBDG_43840), with amino-acid sequence MAKRIIYNENARRALERGMDILAEAVAVTLGPKGRNVVLEKKFGAPQIVNDGVTIAKEIELEDHVENTGVSLIRQAASKTNDAAGDGTTTATVLAHAIVKEGMRNVAAGANAILLKRGMDKATTFLVDKIASHARQVEDSKAIAQVGTISAGNDEEVGQMIASAMDKVGKEGVISLEEGKSMTTELEVTEGMRFDKGYISPYFATDTERMEAVMEEPFLLITDKKINLVQDLVPVLEQVARAGRPLIIIAEDIEKEALATLVVNRLRGVLNVAAVKAPGFGDRRKAMLEDIAVLTGGQLITEDAGLKLDTAKLDQLGKARRVTITKDNTTIVAEGNEAQVKARVEQIRRQMEETDSSYDKEKLQERLAKLAGGVAVIKVGAATETEMKDRKLRLEDAINATKAAVEEGIVPGGGTTLAHLAPELESWASSNLSGEELIGAQIVARALTAPLKRIAENAGQNGAVIAERVKEKEFNVGYNAATGEFVDMLEAGIVDPAKVTRSALQNAASIAAMVLTTECIVVDKPEPKDGAAAGAGAGGGMGDFDY
- a CDS encoding hypothetical protein (similar to AA sequence:cyanobase_aa:MAE55730), whose protein sequence is MKKRCVCWQDDDMWLGYLEEFPDYWTQGETEKELQENLINLYQVLIAIPNR
- a CDS encoding adenylate kinase (similar to AA sequence:cyanobase_aa:LBDG_01860), producing the protein MARLIFVGPPGAGKGTQSKVLADSHHIPHISTGDILRESVAAQTPLGVKAQGYMDRGELVPDQLVIDLIRERLGKSDARSGWILDGFPRNVAQAEFLDVLLDELHQGCDRVINFDVPDEVLVTRMLSRGRKDDNEDTIRRRLEVYREQTAPLINYYESREKLVTIDGDQSMEEVAAALNQVCA